In Meiothermus ruber DSM 1279, the following proteins share a genomic window:
- a CDS encoding deoxyribonuclease IV — MSIAGKLGIAGAAQEAELLGLGAVQIFAKSPRSWKTRNLKPGEVEGFRARKENLGGLPTVIHASYLVNLAAEGELGQKSVFSLADDLAKAQALGAQYVVVHPGSGSAQTARANALRALELAQLSQSGPRLLLENTAGGGEKLGARLDTLAQMIEGTRLGVCFDTCHAFAAGYHLEEALDGLERLVGLERVPVIHLNDSVGERGAQIDHHANLMEGRIGPELRRFALDARLRDKVFILETPRGAQEDAHNLRVLREWLAHP, encoded by the coding sequence ATGTCCATCGCCGGCAAACTCGGCATCGCCGGCGCAGCCCAGGAAGCCGAGCTGCTGGGGCTTGGCGCCGTCCAGATTTTCGCCAAGAGCCCGCGCAGTTGGAAAACGCGCAACCTCAAACCGGGTGAAGTAGAGGGCTTCAGGGCCCGAAAGGAAAACCTGGGTGGTCTGCCCACAGTCATTCACGCCTCCTACCTGGTAAACCTGGCTGCCGAAGGCGAGCTAGGGCAAAAAAGCGTTTTCAGCCTGGCCGACGATCTGGCCAAAGCCCAGGCGCTGGGGGCCCAGTATGTGGTGGTACACCCAGGCTCGGGATCGGCCCAGACAGCCCGGGCCAACGCCCTCCGGGCGCTCGAGCTGGCCCAGCTAAGTCAAAGCGGGCCCCGCCTGCTTCTGGAGAACACCGCCGGAGGCGGCGAAAAACTGGGGGCTCGCCTGGATACCCTGGCCCAGATGATCGAGGGCACCCGGCTGGGGGTTTGCTTCGATACCTGCCACGCCTTTGCCGCAGGGTATCACCTCGAGGAGGCCCTGGACGGGCTCGAGCGGTTGGTGGGCCTGGAGCGGGTTCCGGTAATTCACCTCAACGACTCGGTGGGCGAGCGGGGCGCCCAGATCGACCACCACGCCAATCTAATGGAGGGCCGGATCGGGCCGGAACTCCGCCGCTTTGCCCTGGATGCCAGGCTGCGCGACAAGGTCTTTATCCTGGAAACCCCCCGTGGTGCACAGGAAGACGCCCACAACCTGCGGGTGCTGAGGGAGTGGCTGGCCCACCCCTAG
- a CDS encoding septal ring lytic transglycosylase RlpA family protein translates to MKRWLSLLLLGGLAWAQGYVVQPGDTLERIARLFQVSVSELILLNGLIQDPLPAGLQLNIPTSAWDPMNLEVLPLPEPTEEPPAWVFLPLPKAPLEVRTPAPRLVQQGLASWYGARFHGRRTASGERFNKYHLTAAHRTLPFNAQVRVTNLQNGKSVVVRINDRGPHIRGRIIDLSYAAARLIGMHQSGVVLVRVEWLK, encoded by the coding sequence ATGAAGCGCTGGCTATCGCTGCTGCTGCTGGGCGGTCTGGCCTGGGCCCAGGGCTATGTGGTGCAACCAGGTGACACCCTCGAGCGCATCGCGCGGCTGTTTCAGGTGAGCGTGTCCGAGCTGATACTGCTCAACGGGCTGATTCAAGACCCATTACCAGCGGGTCTGCAGCTCAACATTCCAACCTCGGCCTGGGATCCCATGAACCTGGAAGTTCTTCCACTACCCGAACCCACCGAAGAACCCCCCGCATGGGTCTTTCTACCCCTGCCAAAAGCCCCGCTGGAAGTGCGCACCCCCGCCCCTCGACTGGTTCAACAGGGCCTGGCCTCTTGGTATGGGGCGCGCTTTCATGGGCGCCGCACCGCCAGCGGCGAGCGTTTCAACAAATACCATCTGACCGCAGCCCACCGCACCCTGCCCTTCAATGCGCAGGTGCGCGTGACCAACCTGCAAAACGGCAAGAGCGTGGTGGTTCGGATCAACGACCGGGGCCCTCACATCCGGGGCCGCATTATCGACCTATCTTATGCTGCTGCCCGCCTGATCGGGATGCACCAAAGCGGGGTTGTGCTGGTACGAGTGGAGTGGCTTAAGTGA
- the miaA gene encoding tRNA (adenosine(37)-N6)-dimethylallyltransferase MiaA, with protein MPIIPVLTGPTGTGKTELALRLGRLFPLAVISADASMVYRGMDIGTAKPSQAQREAVKHHLIDVVWPDQRFSVTDFIHLAEEAIQETLAQGQVPLVVGGTGYYIRALSEGMHTLPEPDSEVQAELWKLVERQGIEPLLQELERASPEDAQRVQRNPRRLVRAVEVLRRTGLPPARFPKRVPRFRYRKLVLWPDWAWLEPRLELRVAGMFTQGLVQEVEGLLAAYPQMPTALQGIGYKEVAGYLRGAYGLEEARKAIIRATRAYAKRQYTWFRKEPGEVTFLPHGGDEAWPGVLGWFRQALE; from the coding sequence CTGCCCATCATTCCAGTCCTGACCGGGCCTACCGGAACCGGAAAAACCGAGCTGGCCTTGCGCCTGGGCAGGCTATTTCCCCTGGCGGTGATTTCGGCCGACGCCAGCATGGTCTACCGGGGGATGGATATCGGCACGGCCAAGCCCAGCCAGGCCCAGCGTGAGGCGGTCAAGCACCACCTGATCGACGTGGTATGGCCAGACCAGCGCTTTAGCGTCACAGATTTTATTCACCTGGCCGAAGAGGCCATTCAGGAAACGCTGGCACAGGGCCAGGTGCCGCTGGTGGTGGGGGGTACCGGCTATTACATCCGCGCGCTTTCAGAGGGCATGCATACGCTGCCCGAGCCCGATTCGGAAGTACAGGCGGAGCTCTGGAAACTCGTCGAAAGGCAGGGGATTGAACCCCTGCTCCAAGAGCTCGAGCGCGCCAGCCCCGAGGACGCCCAGCGGGTGCAGCGCAACCCCCGTCGTTTGGTGCGGGCTGTGGAGGTGCTGCGCCGTACCGGGCTGCCCCCGGCCCGGTTTCCTAAGCGCGTGCCCCGCTTCCGCTACCGCAAGCTGGTGCTGTGGCCTGACTGGGCCTGGCTCGAGCCCCGCCTGGAGCTACGGGTGGCGGGCATGTTTACACAAGGCCTGGTGCAGGAGGTCGAAGGCTTGCTGGCTGCATACCCCCAGATGCCCACGGCGCTGCAGGGTATCGGCTACAAGGAGGTCGCCGGCTATTTGAGGGGTGCGTATGGCCTGGAAGAGGCGCGAAAAGCCATCATCCGCGCCACGCGGGCCTATGCCAAACGCCAGTACACCTGGTTTCGTAAAGAGCCCGGCGAGGTCACTTTCCTGCCGCACGGCGGCGACGAAGCCTGGCCGGGTGTGCTCGGCTGGTTTCGGCAGGCCCTCGAGTAA
- the rpmE gene encoding 50S ribosomal protein L31 yields MKEKIHPKLVPCKIICNGEVVMQTYSTKPEIHVEVWSGNHPFWTGQQRFVDTEGRVEKFQKKFGGTYGKKAASKR; encoded by the coding sequence ATGAAAGAGAAAATTCACCCCAAGCTGGTTCCCTGCAAGATCATCTGCAACGGTGAGGTGGTCATGCAAACCTACAGCACCAAGCCCGAGATTCACGTGGAAGTCTGGAGCGGTAACCACCCCTTCTGGACGGGCCAGCAGCGCTTTGTGGATACCGAGGGCCGGGTTGAGAAATTCCAGAAGAAGTTCGGAGGAACCTACGGCAAAAAGGCCGCCTCGAAACGCTAA
- a CDS encoding thymidine kinase — protein MPHLPHHQGWIEVVVGPMFSGKSDELIRRVKRALIARQRVLVFKPRLDDRYHASDVFSHDGRRAEAIAVRDAAELRAHLSDPLPDVVAVDEAQFFDAGLVALVLELADRGVRVICAGLDMDFRGEPFGIMPQLLARAEYVEKLFAVCPVCGAPATRTQRFVNGKPARYDDPVILVGASEAYEPRCRKCHTVVTKEVQEIL, from the coding sequence ATGCCCCATCTTCCGCATCATCAGGGTTGGATAGAAGTCGTGGTTGGGCCGATGTTCTCCGGCAAGTCGGATGAACTGATTCGGCGTGTCAAGCGGGCCCTGATTGCCCGCCAGCGGGTGCTGGTATTTAAGCCGCGCCTGGATGACCGCTACCACGCCTCCGATGTCTTTAGCCACGACGGCCGACGGGCAGAGGCCATCGCTGTGCGCGATGCCGCCGAGCTTAGGGCGCACCTATCCGACCCGCTGCCCGACGTGGTGGCCGTGGATGAGGCCCAGTTTTTTGATGCGGGCCTGGTGGCGCTGGTGTTGGAACTGGCGGATAGGGGGGTGCGGGTAATTTGTGCTGGCCTGGATATGGATTTTCGCGGTGAGCCGTTCGGCATCATGCCCCAATTGCTGGCCCGGGCCGAGTATGTGGAGAAGCTTTTTGCGGTGTGTCCGGTGTGTGGGGCCCCGGCAACCCGCACCCAGCGCTTTGTGAATGGCAAACCGGCCCGCTACGACGACCCGGTAATTCTGGTCGGCGCCAGCGAGGCCTACGAGCCGCGCTGCCGCAAGTGCCATACCGTGGTGACCAAAGAAGTACAGGAGATTCTTTAG
- the ileS gene encoding isoleucine--tRNA ligase, translating into MFQEVTETNFPKLEEAVLAFWRENQIFAKSDRKAAPKGEFVFYEGPPTANGKPAMHHVLARSFKDIFPRYKTMQGYHVTRKGGWDTHGLPVEIAVEKKLGVLGRKALNSQEIAEFTKQCREWVFANIEDWNYFTERMGMWLDLENAYVTYHNSYIESVWNLLKRMWDKGMVVQDYKVVPLSPRISTTLSQNEIADGYREVDDPSVYVRFPLKLETTPPAVREKLQAQGVRLEDLENLAILVWTTTPWTLPSNTMAAVNPAMDYAVVRSPSVGHLIFATEAVERLKELHKEELEVIAHLKGADLEWWEYTPPFPEVCVELGVVQQQGEKRPDGRPVMHFIALADFVSAEDGSGIAHEAPVYGAEDLELARQYGTPLLFGTNEYGLMQVTDERGKFFKDADKGLIRIMKERGLLYHAGQIRHRYPFHDRTGDPILYFAKPSWYIKTSNFRQALYDNNEKIHWIPEHIKHGRFGNWLKDNVDWAISRERYWGTPLPFWVSEDGSEYICVGSVRELSELVGRDLSDLDLHRPYVDEITFVKNGKTFRRVPEVLDVWFDSGAMPYAQWHLMVDQDGKPLPGFEANFELWRKHFPADYICEAIDQTRGWFYSLHAISTLLYDQPCFKNVICLGHLVDEKGHKMSKSKGNVVEPLPMFDKYGADAVRWYLFTGSEPGEQKRFSERLVQEAQRGFLGTLWNVYGFFVLYANLDRPNLNQRPAVQERPEMDRWLVARQQQLIQQVTAALDAYDARGAGKALEQFVEELSNWYVRRNRRRFWKNENPADRESAYATLWEALVTVTQLAAPFTPFIAEALWQNLVRSIQPEAPESVHLSDWPQANSDLIDSTLLTQMGAVVRVVGLARGARATSGIKTRMPLPRVLVTAPSEAELAGLRRFADEIAEELNVKQVEVLGLGEELLTYRVLPNLPLLGKKYGKRVPAIRAALAELDSQMVAQTLKAGRGLSLELEGERIVLEPAEVLLEALSPEGFAAQEEGGYMAALEVRLDEDLLLEGLSRDLIRLVQQARKDMGLNVSDRIHLTYQAEGKYAQSLARFGSRLQEETLALSLEPGEPAGFITELSDEEGSVKFGLSKA; encoded by the coding sequence CTGTTTCAAGAGGTGACCGAGACCAATTTCCCCAAACTGGAAGAAGCTGTACTGGCTTTTTGGCGTGAGAATCAAATTTTTGCCAAGTCGGATCGAAAAGCCGCACCCAAGGGCGAGTTTGTCTTTTACGAAGGCCCCCCCACCGCCAACGGCAAGCCAGCCATGCACCATGTGCTGGCCCGCAGCTTCAAGGACATCTTCCCCCGCTACAAAACCATGCAGGGCTACCATGTCACCCGCAAGGGGGGCTGGGACACCCACGGCCTGCCGGTAGAGATTGCGGTGGAGAAAAAGCTGGGCGTGCTGGGCCGCAAAGCCCTGAACAGCCAGGAGATCGCCGAGTTTACCAAGCAGTGCCGGGAGTGGGTTTTCGCCAATATCGAGGACTGGAACTACTTCACCGAGCGCATGGGCATGTGGCTGGACCTCGAGAACGCCTACGTGACCTACCACAACTCCTACATCGAGTCGGTCTGGAACCTGCTCAAGCGCATGTGGGATAAGGGCATGGTGGTGCAGGACTACAAGGTGGTGCCGCTCTCGCCCCGCATCTCCACCACCCTCTCGCAAAACGAGATTGCCGATGGTTATCGGGAAGTGGACGACCCCAGCGTGTATGTGCGCTTCCCCTTGAAGCTCGAGACCACCCCGCCCGCGGTACGGGAAAAACTCCAGGCCCAGGGGGTGCGGCTCGAGGATTTAGAAAACCTGGCTATTCTGGTCTGGACCACCACCCCCTGGACGCTGCCCTCCAACACCATGGCCGCTGTGAACCCAGCGATGGACTACGCCGTGGTACGGTCGCCCTCGGTGGGCCACCTGATTTTTGCCACCGAGGCGGTGGAGCGGCTCAAAGAGCTGCACAAGGAGGAGCTCGAGGTGATCGCACACCTCAAGGGCGCCGATCTGGAGTGGTGGGAGTACACCCCCCCCTTCCCCGAGGTGTGCGTGGAGCTGGGCGTGGTACAGCAGCAAGGGGAAAAGCGCCCCGATGGCCGGCCGGTGATGCACTTTATCGCCCTGGCCGACTTCGTGAGCGCCGAGGACGGCTCGGGGATTGCCCACGAGGCCCCAGTCTACGGGGCTGAAGACCTGGAGCTGGCCCGCCAATACGGCACGCCCTTGCTCTTTGGCACCAACGAGTACGGCCTGATGCAGGTTACCGACGAGCGCGGCAAGTTTTTCAAAGATGCTGATAAGGGCTTGATCCGCATCATGAAGGAGCGCGGGTTGCTGTACCATGCCGGGCAGATCCGCCACCGCTACCCCTTCCACGACCGCACCGGCGACCCCATCCTGTACTTCGCCAAGCCGAGCTGGTACATCAAAACCTCCAACTTCCGCCAGGCCCTGTACGACAACAACGAGAAAATCCACTGGATTCCCGAGCACATCAAGCACGGCCGCTTCGGCAACTGGCTCAAGGACAACGTGGACTGGGCCATCAGCCGCGAGCGCTACTGGGGCACGCCGCTGCCCTTCTGGGTCTCGGAGGATGGCTCGGAGTACATCTGCGTGGGCAGCGTGCGGGAGCTTTCCGAGCTGGTCGGCCGCGACTTGAGCGACCTCGACCTGCACCGCCCCTACGTGGATGAAATTACCTTTGTCAAAAACGGCAAAACCTTCCGCCGGGTGCCGGAGGTGCTCGACGTCTGGTTCGACTCGGGGGCCATGCCCTACGCCCAGTGGCACCTGATGGTTGACCAGGACGGCAAGCCGCTGCCCGGCTTTGAGGCCAACTTCGAGCTGTGGCGCAAGCACTTCCCCGCCGACTACATCTGCGAGGCCATCGACCAGACCCGCGGCTGGTTCTACTCGTTGCACGCCATCTCGACCTTGCTGTACGACCAGCCCTGCTTCAAAAACGTCATCTGCCTGGGCCACCTGGTGGACGAGAAGGGCCACAAGATGTCCAAAAGCAAGGGCAACGTGGTGGAGCCCCTGCCCATGTTCGACAAGTACGGGGCCGACGCGGTGCGCTGGTATCTGTTCACCGGTTCGGAACCAGGGGAGCAAAAGCGCTTCTCCGAGCGCCTGGTGCAGGAGGCCCAGCGGGGTTTTCTGGGCACTTTGTGGAATGTGTACGGTTTCTTTGTGCTGTACGCCAACCTAGACAGGCCCAACCTGAACCAGCGCCCCGCTGTGCAGGAGCGTCCCGAGATGGATCGGTGGCTGGTAGCCCGCCAGCAACAGCTCATCCAGCAGGTCACGGCTGCCCTGGATGCTTACGACGCCCGGGGGGCCGGCAAAGCCCTCGAGCAGTTTGTGGAGGAGCTATCCAACTGGTACGTGCGGCGCAACCGCCGGCGCTTCTGGAAAAACGAGAACCCCGCCGACCGCGAATCGGCCTATGCCACCCTGTGGGAGGCCCTGGTCACGGTGACCCAGCTCGCCGCACCGTTCACGCCGTTTATCGCCGAGGCCCTGTGGCAAAACCTGGTGCGCTCGATTCAGCCCGAGGCCCCCGAGTCGGTGCACCTTTCGGACTGGCCCCAGGCCAATTCCGATCTGATTGACTCGACGCTTCTAACCCAGATGGGTGCGGTGGTGAGGGTTGTGGGCCTGGCTCGAGGGGCTCGAGCCACCAGCGGCATCAAGACCCGCATGCCCTTGCCCAGGGTGCTGGTCACCGCCCCCAGCGAGGCCGAGCTGGCCGGTCTGCGCCGCTTTGCCGATGAAATTGCGGAAGAGCTGAACGTGAAGCAGGTAGAGGTGCTGGGCCTGGGCGAGGAGTTGCTAACCTACCGGGTGCTCCCCAACCTCCCGCTGCTGGGCAAGAAGTATGGCAAGCGGGTTCCGGCCATCCGGGCCGCCCTGGCCGAGCTCGATAGCCAGATGGTGGCGCAAACCCTCAAAGCAGGGCGGGGTTTGAGCCTGGAGCTCGAGGGCGAGCGCATCGTGCTGGAGCCTGCGGAGGTGCTGCTCGAGGCCCTCTCGCCCGAGGGCTTTGCTGCCCAGGAGGAGGGGGGTTATATGGCGGCGCTCGAGGTTCGCCTCGATGAAGACTTGCTGCTCGAGGGGCTCAGCCGCGACCTGATCCGGCTGGTGCAGCAAGCCCGTAAGGATATGGGCCTGAACGTTTCGGATCGCATCCATCTAACCTACCAGGCCGAGGGCAAGTACGCGCAGTCCTTGGCTAGGTTTGGCTCGAGGCTTCAGGAAGAAACCCTGGCCCTTTCCCTGGAGCCAGGCGAACCGGCCGGTTTCATCACCGAGCTGTCCGACGAAGAGGGCTCCGTCAAGTTTGGTCTGAGCAAGGCCTAG
- the aroH gene encoding chorismate mutase → MMRGVRGAITVEEDSREAILSATRELLQKMLEVNQITDFDSIGAMFFTLTDDLRAAFPAEAARQLGMQMVPLINSREIPVPGALPRVIRVMMLWNTDLPQKQVKHVYLREAVRLRPDLESAQ, encoded by the coding sequence ATGATGCGAGGAGTTCGTGGCGCCATCACAGTTGAAGAGGATAGCCGGGAAGCCATCCTGAGCGCTACCCGCGAGCTGTTGCAAAAGATGCTCGAGGTCAACCAGATCACCGATTTCGATAGCATTGGGGCCATGTTTTTCACGCTAACCGACGACCTGCGGGCCGCTTTTCCAGCCGAGGCCGCGCGGCAGTTGGGCATGCAGATGGTTCCGCTCATCAACTCCCGCGAGATTCCAGTGCCGGGCGCGCTACCCAGGGTTATACGGGTGATGATGCTATGGAACACCGATCTGCCGCAAAAACAGGTCAAGCACGTATACCTGCGTGAGGCGGTGCGCCTGCGCCCCGACCTCGAGAGCGCGCAGTAA
- a CDS encoding M24 family metallopeptidase yields the protein MDFQGLLADLNLDAFFVSNPHNVRYLSGFVEGKDAKVVITQDGPTLITDGRYLVEAAQQRFPYRILLNRAEMNKLLAEFFRGRVGIEAEHLSVAALEGFRQDFPDLEFVPTSGVFERLRRRKSPQEIEQIRRAAHLADQGFSHILPYIKPGVREIEVALELEFFLRKNGSEGLAFSTTVASGERSAMPHGGASNRIIQAGELVTLDFGCVIGGYCSDMTRTVAVGQVSNELRSIYQAVLEAQTLALEAVAPGKTGRELDTLARAHLKQLGYGEHFTHSLGHGVGLFIHEAPSLSQASEDVLEVNQVITIEPGVYIPGLGGCRIEDLVLVTEQGHEVLSRSPKHLMEL from the coding sequence GTGGACTTTCAAGGTTTGCTTGCCGATCTGAACCTCGACGCGTTTTTTGTCTCCAACCCCCACAACGTGCGCTACCTATCTGGTTTCGTAGAGGGCAAGGATGCCAAAGTGGTCATTACCCAGGACGGCCCCACCCTTATCACCGACGGCCGCTATCTGGTAGAGGCCGCCCAACAGCGCTTCCCATACCGCATCCTGCTCAACCGTGCCGAGATGAACAAGCTGCTAGCCGAGTTTTTCCGGGGCCGGGTGGGCATCGAGGCCGAACACCTGAGCGTGGCTGCCCTGGAGGGGTTCCGGCAGGATTTCCCGGACCTCGAGTTCGTACCCACCAGCGGTGTCTTTGAACGGCTGCGCCGCCGAAAAAGCCCCCAGGAAATTGAGCAGATCCGGCGGGCGGCCCATCTGGCTGATCAGGGTTTCTCCCACATTCTGCCCTACATCAAGCCAGGGGTACGGGAAATTGAGGTGGCCCTCGAGCTGGAGTTCTTCCTGCGGAAAAATGGTTCCGAAGGGCTGGCTTTTAGCACCACCGTGGCCTCGGGGGAACGCAGCGCCATGCCCCACGGGGGCGCCAGCAACCGCATTATCCAGGCGGGGGAATTGGTTACGCTGGATTTCGGCTGTGTGATTGGGGGCTACTGCTCCGATATGACCCGTACGGTGGCGGTGGGCCAGGTCTCGAACGAGTTGCGCAGCATCTACCAGGCCGTGCTGGAAGCCCAGACCCTGGCGCTGGAGGCCGTCGCCCCCGGCAAAACCGGTCGCGAGCTGGACACACTGGCTCGAGCGCATCTAAAGCAGCTTGGCTACGGGGAACACTTCACCCACAGCCTGGGGCATGGGGTGGGCTTGTTCATACACGAAGCCCCCAGCCTGAGCCAGGCTTCGGAGGATGTCCTCGAGGTCAACCAGGTGATAACCATTGAGCCCGGCGTCTACATCCCGGGCCTCGGCGGCTGCCGTATCGAAGACCTGGTGCTGGTCACCGAGCAGGGCCACGAGGTGCTATCCAGAAGCCCAAAGCATCTGATGGAGCTATGA
- the metG gene encoding methionine--tRNA ligase — protein MSKVFYETAAIDYANAAPHIGHVYEKIICDFLARFHRLDGYETNFVTGTDEHGEKIARAAKNAGQEPQAFVDYVSEQLFQPAYRRLLISYDDYIRTTSERHKRYVQEILRKVYEAGDIYYAEYEGLYSVGSERFVTEKELVNGVLPGDSEPPILRKEANYFFRMEKYRPWLIEYLSEHPDLIQPQAYRNEVLEMLKEPIGDLSISRPKDRVPWGIPIPWDENHVTYVWFDALLAYASSLASRGLFEKFWPHAWHVIGKDILKPHAIFWPTMLKSAGLPIYKRLVVHGHILAMDGRKMGKSLGNAVDPLALLDKYGVDALHYALLRDTTLGSDSPFGEEVVAQRLNSDLANDLGNLLSRVRTMLLKYCGGIIPAPSSPDSEVARAGVALAGKVRKEVDALRIHLALEEVLQYVRGLNKFINDVKPWELARDPGRQKELEDALYTAVEGLRIASVLLEPALPTKAKELRAALGLGDYTLEQTETWGLSPAGTRIPEEAPILFPKLEAKTESAQAKTEPQPSNGLIGIDDFAKVDFRVAEVLKAEKHPKADKLLILTLNVGDHTRQVVSGIAQYYTPESLVGKKLVLVANLKPAVLRGVESQGMILAGEDAQGRIVVITPEQDLPPGAKVR, from the coding sequence GTGAGCAAAGTTTTCTACGAGACCGCCGCAATTGACTACGCCAACGCGGCCCCCCATATCGGGCATGTGTACGAGAAAATCATCTGCGATTTTCTGGCCCGGTTTCACCGCCTGGATGGCTACGAAACCAACTTTGTGACCGGCACTGATGAACACGGAGAAAAGATCGCTCGAGCGGCCAAAAATGCCGGCCAGGAGCCCCAGGCTTTTGTGGACTATGTTTCCGAGCAGCTATTCCAGCCAGCCTACAGGCGCCTGCTCATTAGCTACGACGACTACATCCGCACCACCTCGGAGCGCCACAAACGCTACGTACAGGAAATCCTGCGCAAGGTTTATGAGGCCGGCGACATCTACTACGCCGAGTACGAGGGGCTCTACTCGGTGGGCTCGGAGCGCTTTGTAACTGAAAAAGAGCTGGTCAATGGTGTTCTACCGGGCGATTCGGAGCCGCCCATTCTGCGCAAGGAGGCCAACTACTTCTTCCGCATGGAGAAATACCGGCCCTGGCTGATCGAATACCTGTCTGAACACCCCGACCTGATCCAGCCCCAGGCCTACCGCAACGAGGTGCTGGAGATGCTCAAAGAGCCGATTGGCGACCTTTCCATCTCGCGCCCCAAAGACCGCGTGCCCTGGGGCATTCCCATTCCCTGGGACGAGAACCACGTCACCTACGTGTGGTTCGATGCCCTGCTGGCCTACGCCTCCTCGCTGGCCAGCCGGGGCCTTTTTGAGAAATTCTGGCCCCACGCCTGGCATGTGATTGGCAAAGACATCCTCAAACCCCACGCCATCTTCTGGCCCACCATGCTCAAGAGCGCGGGCCTGCCCATCTATAAGCGCCTGGTGGTGCACGGGCACATCCTGGCCATGGATGGTCGAAAGATGGGTAAGAGCCTGGGGAACGCGGTAGACCCCCTGGCCTTGCTGGACAAGTACGGTGTGGACGCGCTGCACTATGCCCTACTGCGCGATACCACCCTGGGGTCGGATAGCCCCTTTGGCGAAGAGGTTGTGGCGCAACGCCTGAATTCCGATCTGGCCAACGACCTTGGCAACCTGCTCTCGAGGGTGCGCACCATGCTGCTCAAGTACTGCGGTGGTATCATTCCTGCCCCTTCCTCGCCGGATTCCGAGGTGGCGCGCGCCGGGGTTGCCCTGGCCGGGAAGGTGCGCAAGGAGGTGGATGCCCTGCGGATTCACCTGGCTTTGGAGGAGGTGCTGCAGTACGTTCGGGGCCTGAACAAGTTCATCAACGATGTAAAACCCTGGGAGCTGGCCCGTGATCCTGGCCGGCAAAAAGAGCTTGAAGACGCCCTTTACACCGCGGTGGAAGGCCTGCGGATTGCCAGCGTGCTTCTGGAGCCGGCCCTGCCAACCAAGGCCAAGGAGCTGCGGGCGGCTTTAGGGCTTGGCGACTACACCCTCGAGCAGACCGAGACCTGGGGGCTTTCCCCGGCAGGCACGCGCATACCCGAGGAGGCCCCCATTCTCTTCCCCAAGCTCGAGGCCAAAACCGAGAGCGCACAGGCCAAAACCGAGCCCCAGCCGAGCAACGGTCTGATCGGCATAGACGATTTTGCCAAGGTGGACTTCCGGGTGGCCGAGGTGCTCAAAGCCGAAAAGCACCCCAAGGCCGACAAACTGCTGATCCTGACCCTCAACGTGGGCGACCACACCCGGCAGGTGGTCTCGGGCATTGCCCAGTACTACACCCCCGAAAGCCTGGTGGGTAAAAAGCTGGTGCTGGTAGCGAACCTCAAACCCGCGGTGCTGCGTGGGGTGGAGTCGCAGGGCATGATTCTGGCCGGGGAAGACGCCCAGGGCCGAATTGTGGTGATCACGCCCGAGCAAGACCTGCCTCCGGGCGCAAAAGTGCGCTAG
- a CDS encoding Hsp20/alpha crystallin family protein: protein MTIERFDALERLQTIRQQLDELSRRFASKEALGEWVPAVDIIDENDHFRILVDVPGVKNEDLELKEEGQTITLAGIRHPQPGGFYRQERPSGAFRRTLTLPEAIVPGSAQASLKGGVLELVLQKARKTPRRGKK from the coding sequence ATGACCATTGAACGCTTCGATGCGCTTGAACGCCTGCAAACCATTCGACAGCAGCTCGACGAGCTCTCGCGGCGGTTCGCCTCCAAGGAAGCGCTGGGCGAGTGGGTGCCGGCGGTCGATATAATTGATGAGAACGATCATTTTCGTATTTTGGTGGATGTGCCTGGCGTGAAAAACGAAGACCTCGAGCTCAAGGAAGAGGGGCAGACCATCACCCTGGCCGGAATACGCCACCCCCAGCCAGGAGGGTTCTACCGCCAGGAACGCCCCTCCGGGGCATTTCGCCGCACCCTAACCCTACCCGAGGCCATTGTGCCGGGCAGCGCCCAGGCCTCACTCAAGGGGGGTGTGCTCGAGCTGGTGCTGCAAAAAGCACGTAAAACCCCCCGCAGAGGCAAAAAATAG